One genomic window of Branchiostoma lanceolatum isolate klBraLanc5 chromosome 5, klBraLanc5.hap2, whole genome shotgun sequence includes the following:
- the LOC136434552 gene encoding uncharacterized protein has translation MMSTTDLQTAGVPGTGDSISVPFIATTPAAMVSTTDFQTPGAGQTTYVSPIANQTTTLAPTTDYETGTGSQANLETGMTSPTDIPTTGAPVADLSTSLSPVPSIQTATVTAPTTAPGIAVTPGTGHSTSVSLTANYPSATVPTTDFHSNTAPQTDLQTTGPETDPPTNIASTTDIGTASATAVDLPTTWVSKTGLPTSSPAGTLGSAMQVTHDITTVEDTTDPVSTTDQSGTADITNAVGESTLKPLYTGSSLICPNMPAGLSPSDYTDVKFLLDFTPHINFTEMMSKSLDQRQHLETVTQSMVYKSFSAEVAATVANIWPKEFGISFTVHKAFHRNDINMTAMAEEFHANWANGSVGLDIFGLGVKMKPPGLSYERGFWSVCEEDCSKLDSQACYQHTSCQWCVFEGAPHCGADCLLQEPEYEMSVFCPCLLEHKGLEQQLQDSFRDQVQQLLGGRFGGWNSTKPMYSINTTSSTITFSLKSSMQQRITPDVIDFLRNDSNWNGVTINDGFNQYQIMEPTGYTDVDVIVEFDDVDFTNLVGQYSISVDGLRTALNTTLTSIGVSPDCVASTRILRRGKNVLEFSMSRALDSTVNLTAEVNKLVEANRNGEFNLNLRPGWPVSKSVSKTETFDSICPSVDLWATTDTVYPPGMCPCPTEGSISLVYEDQAASAGLSTPDKLGLAVGLPIAVAALSALGVLLMFYFKKKGSNRPPTAFRRTAVSPAVQSFETNIYSASIDDNLSHQFGKKGSQLNRFRDPDAVYGRLSYSPPPSTASSTLTSEMSLPGSPDYFY, from the exons ATGATGTCCACAACAGATCTTCAAACAGCTGGGGTACCTGGGACAGGCGACTCAATATCTGTACCTTTCATTGCAACTACTCCAGCAGCTATGGTATCCACAACAGATTTTCAGACACCCGGAGCAGGTCAAACAACATATGTGTCTCCCATAGCAAATCAAACAACAACTTTGGCACCCACAACAGATTATGAAACAGGCACGGGGTCCCAAGCAAATCTTGAAACAGGCATGACGTCCCCAACAGATATTCCAACAACTGGAGCACCAGTGGCAGATCTTTCTACGTCTTTGTCTCCCGTACCGAGTATTCAAACAGCTACCGTAACGGCGCCTACGACAGCTCCTGGAATAGCTGTGACACCTGGAACAGGTCACTCAACATCTGTGTCTCTGACAGCAAACTATCCATCAGCTACGGTGCCCACAACCGATTTTCATTCAAACACGGCGCCCCAAACAGATCTGCAAACAACCGGACCTGAGACAGATCCACCGACAAACATAGCGTCCACAACAGACATTGGAACAGCTTCGGCAACCGCTGTAGATCTTCCAACGACTTGGGTGTCAAAAACAGGCCTTCCAACATCGTCGCCTGCAGGTACATTGGGTAGCGCGATGCAAGTAACACATGATATAACGACCGTTGAGGACACGACCGATCCCGTGAGCACGACAGATCAGTCGGGAACAGCCGATATCACAAATGCCGTTGGAGAAAGTACACTCAAGCCTCTTTATACTG GCTCCAGCTTGATATGCCCTAATATGCCAGCTGGTCTGTCCCCAAGCGACTATACCGA CGTTAAGTTCCTTCTTGACTTCACCCCTCATATTAATTTCACTGAGATGATGTCCAAGTCTCTGGACCAGAGGCAGCATCTTGAAACCGTCACTCAGTCGATGGTCTACAAAAGCTTTTCAGCGGAGGTAGCTGCAACAGTGGCAAACATCTGGCCAAAGGAG TTTGGGATAAGCTTCACTGTTCATAAGGCTTTTCACCGAAATGACATCAACATGACAGCTATGGCAGAGGAGTTCCATGCAAACTGGGCTAATGGTTCGGTCGGTCTGGACATCTTTGGACTGGGAGTAAAGATGAAGCCGCCTGGGCTTTCCTACGAACGCGGCTTCTGGAGTGTCTGTGAAGAAGACTGTTCAAAACT AGATTCACAAGCGTGCTATCAACACACTTCCTGCCAATGGTGTGTGTTTGAAGGTGCGCCGCACTGCGGAGCCGACTGTCTGCTGCAAGAACC GGAATATGAGATGAGCGTGTTTTGCCCCTGTCTACTGGAGCACAAGGGATTGGAGCAACAACTACAGGACAGTTTTCGTGATCAAGTACAGCAGCTTCTGGGAGGGAGGTTTGGGGGATGGAACTCAACTAAGCCCATGTACAGTATCAACACCACAAGC TCTACCATCACATTCTCCTTGAAAAGCAGCATGCAACAGAGGATCACGCCTGACGTCATCGACTTTCTTCGCAATGATTCCAATTGGAATGGTGTCACCATCAACGATGGCTTCAACCAGTACCAAATTATGGAGCCAACTGGCTATACTGA CGTGGATGTAATAGTGGAATTCGACGATGTGGACTTCACCAACCTGGTTGGACAATACTCAATTTCAGTGGATGGCCTGCGTACTGCGCTCAACACCACGCTGACAAGTATTGGAGTCTCCCCGGATTGTGTGGCATCAACGAGGATACTGCGGAGAGGAAAG AACGTTCTAGAATTCTCCATGTCGAGGGCTTTGGACAGCACTGTTAACTTAACTGCCGAAGTTAACAAGCTTGTGGAAGCCAATAGGAACGGAGAATTCAACTTGAATCTGAGGCCT GGATGGCCAGTCAGTAAAAGTGTCAGCAAAACAGAGACGTTTGACAGCATCTGCCCATCAGTGGATCTGTGGGCCACGACG GATACCGTATACCCACCTGGAATGTGTCCTTGTCCAACAGAAGGCAGCATTTCACTCGTG TACGAGGACCAGGCTGCCAGTGCAGGACTGTCTACCCCGGACAAGCTCGGACTGGCTGTCGGCTTACCCATAGCGGTGGCGGCCCTGTCGGCCCTCGGGGTCCTGCTGATGTTCTACTTTAAGAAGAAGGGTTCAAACCGCCCACCCACAGCCTTCCGCAGGACTGCCGTCTCTCCCGCCGTGCAGTCGTTCGAGACCAACATCTACAGT GCTTCCATTGACGACAACCTGAGTCACCAGTTCGGTAAGAAGGGCTCTCAGCTGAACCGGTTCCGGGACCCTGACGCCGTGTACGGCCGCCTGTCGTACTCACCACCCCCAAGCACTGCCAGCTCTACTCTCACCAGCGAGATGTCACTCCCGGGGTCACCCGATTACTTCTATTAG
- the LOC136434850 gene encoding VWFA and cache domain-containing protein 1-like — protein MTKITGDDEGDRLMKMMGSYYDFFQSEPEPTFSVPTKDDHLGLTITAAIRTVDANAVFAGVTAVDISMDVVFNEIVNFNLGSYSHAFLVDREDGRVLVHRDLPKPMEWPSDPTFLHLNAMKGALTDDEVTKILNEETGSCSLDNVKVPIARGNAELDGVITVQKKATFYYEPIPGTKYSVVLCLFDEDSIIAVPTSVNPTIDTDSLYHRLDLLNTTTGVCRLYDNYATLDGSTIMFPPEAYSDPIGYLSSLETSEDVENIEQFLNDLSGSVDNPGLVDGVRTDVILTAAIEQYWRESDADSVWRYVGTRNGMFRIFPGIAVDRRYDPTQQAWYMRALSRPQDYTFSRPVPSPFGGGSMVTISRVISHTSSWEILGVTAADITERKYHSLLYMEIPECLSAEFECFLLDDSGYFMELPTAPSMDHEHLTNRFPWLANELVARGEFLMSGWCSSYVNHNSQLYYDTSGFTGLNVTSGPPCSQFSMYPVNNTNTFLLVLPNRHTNSCDDSQIQDCSCDGDCQTCDTNAQSTCQCPCSCAWDYASCTNGILGVLTDVPCPPPRGVQSTQGVGQTDGQPPYQPDSSVHNCEEMCSAQSDNITCEALPHCDWCQELAFPICKETCFPTTPEPTTDATTMETTIKPTTDAITKTTLEPTTTEKTMTIGPSVDCSTMPAGMYPDPQDCTMFYQCLVGVTNAQPYHICGPHNPFTNNCGSQNSSTNTCGSHNSSTNTCGSHNSSSNTCGSHNSSSNTCGSHDAVSNTCGSHNSSTSTCGSHNSSSNNCGSHNSSTNNCGSHNSSTNNCGSHHSSTNNCGSHNSSTNNCGSHNSSTNNCGSHNSSTSSCGSHNSFTSSCGSHHSSTSSCASHHSSTNNCGSGNTFYCVTLSITFTNNSPSGKHGCSTRSTYRAGNH, from the exons ATGACCAAAATCACAGGTGACGACGAGGGAGATCGACTGATGAAGATGATGGGCAGCTACTATGACTTCTTCCAGTCGGAGCCAGAGCCGACGTTTTCTGTACCGACGAAAGACGATCATCTTG GGTTAACGATAACCGCTGCTATTCGCACCGTGGATGCAAATGCCGTGTTTGCCGGTGTAACCGCGGTCGACATCTCCATGGACGTCGTGTTTAATGAGATCGTCAACTTTAACCTCGGCAGTTACTCCCACGCCTTTCTTGTTGACCGAGAGG ACGGCCGTGTCCTTGTTCACAGGGACCTGCCCAAACCCATGGAGTGGCCGTCAGACCCGACATTTCTCCACCTGAATGCGATGAAAGGCGCTCTTACTGATGATGAAGTCACTAAGATTTTGAATGAGGAGACTGGAAGCTGCTCCCTCGACAAT GTGAAAGTTCCTATTGCTCGGGGAAACGCTGAATTGGACGGCGTCATCACTGTGCAAAAGAAGGCAACCTTCTACTACGAACCCATTCCTGGCACTAAGTACAGCGTGGTTCTCTGCCTGTTTGACGAGGACAGCATCATCGCTGTTCCTACATCG GTGAATCCAACAATCGACACCGACTCGCTGTACCACCGACTGGACCTACTGAACACGACCACAGGAGTCTGCAGACTGTACGACAACTACGCCACTCTTGACGGATCTACTATAATG TTCCCACCAGAGGCCTACTCTGATCCCATTGGATACCTGAGCAGTCTTGAGACTTCGGAAGACGTCGAGAACATCGAACAATTTCTCAATGACCTATCCGGATCTGTGGACAATCCAG GACTGGTGGACGGCGTCCGAACGGATGTGATCCTGACTGCTGCAATAGAGCAGTACTGGAGAGAGAGTGACGCAGATTCAGTATGGAG ATACGTTGGTACAAGAAACGGTATGTTCAGAATCTTCCCTGGCATCGCCGTGGACAGGCGGTATGATCCAACCCAACAAGCATG GTACATGCGCGCCCTAAGCAGGCCCCAGGATTACACCTTCTCCCGTCCGGTTCCCAGTCCGTTCGGTGGCGGCAGCATGGTCACCATCAGCAGGGTCATCTCTCATACTAG TTCATGGGAGATTCTAGGCGTTACTGCAGCTGATATAACTGAGAGAAAATACCATTCACTCTTGTACATGGAG ATACCTGAATGCTTATCGGCGGAGTTTGAGTGCTTCCTTCTTGACGACAGTGG GTACTTCATGGAGCTGCCGACAGCGCCGAGTATGGATCACGAGCACCTGACGAACAGGTTCCCTTGGCTGGCCAACGAGCTAGTGGCCAGAGGAGAATTCCTGatg TCTGGATGGTGCAGCAGCTATGTCAACCACAATTCTCAACTGTACTACGACACTTCCGGATTCACTGGACTGAACGTCACATCCGGCCCACCGTGTTCACAATTCTCCATGTACCCAGTTAACAACACCAACACGTTTTTGTTGGTTCTGCCCAACCGTCATACCAACAGTTGTGATGATAGCCAGATACAG GACTGTTCATGCGACGGGGATTGCCAGACTTGCGATACAAATGCGCAATCAACTTGTCAG TGCCCCTGCTCATGTGCCTGGGACTATGCGTCCTGTACAAACGGTATCCTGGGTGTATTGACAGACGTTCCTTGTCCTC CTCCTCGAGGAGTCCAAAGCACGCAAGGAGTCGGACAAACAGATGGACAGCCGCCATACCAACCTGATAGCTCGGTACATAATTGTGAAGAAATGTGCAGCGCACA ATCCGACAACATCACATGTGAGGCTCTCCCGCACTGTGACTGGTGTCAGGAGTTGGCCTTCCCCATCTGCAAAGAGACCTGCTTTCC GACTACGCCAGAGCCAACAACAGACGCAACGACGATGGAAACGACGATTAAGCCGACGACAGACGCCATTACGAAAACAACACTCGAGCCTACCACAACAGAGAAAACAATGACGATTG GCCCCTCGGTAGACTGCTCGACAATGCCGGCCGGTATGTACCCAGACCCGCAGGACTGCACCATGTTCTACCAGTGCTTGGTAGGCGTGACTAATGCTCAACCCTATCACAT CTGCGGGCCACACAACCCGTTTACCAACAACTGCGGCTCTCAAAACTCTTCCACCAACACCTGCGGCTCCCACAACTCTTCCACCAACACCTGCGGCTCCCACAACTCTTCCAGCAACACCTGCGGCTCCCACAACTCTTCCAGCAACACCTGCGGCTCCCATGACGCAGTCTCCAACACCTGCGGCTCTCACAACTCTTCCACCAGCACCTGCGGCTCCCACAACTCTTCCAGCAACAACTGCGGATCCCACAACTCTTCCACCAACAACTGCGGCTCCCACAACTCTTCCACCAACAACTGCGGCTCCCACCACTCTTCCACCAACAACTGCGGATCCCACAACTCTTCCACCAACAACTGCGGCTCCCACAACTCTTCCACCAACAACTGCGGATCCCACAACTCTTCCACCAGCAGCTGCGGATCCCACAACTCTTTCACCAGCAGCTGCGGATCCCACCACTCTTCCACCAGCAGCTGCGCCTCCCACCACTCTTCCACCAACAACTGCGGCTCTGGCAACACATTCTACTGTGTCACACTCTCCATCACATTCACCAACAATTCACCGTCCGGCAAGCACGGTTGCAGTACCCGCAGCACATACAGGGCAGGCAACCACTGA